One part of the Glycine soja cultivar W05 chromosome 11, ASM419377v2, whole genome shotgun sequence genome encodes these proteins:
- the LOC114374173 gene encoding 3beta-hydroxysteroid-dehydrogenase/decarboxylase-like has protein sequence MAVVDDRFADLNPKTCVVLGGRGFLGRSLVLRLLKLGNWIVRVADSAQSLQLHHSESLLEQALSSSRASYFHVDLLDKRSIVKVLEGSSVVFYMDVAGVDVNNFYTCYKLMVQGAKNVISACRECRVRRLIYNSSADVVVGGLHDIRDGDESLAYPWKTNNTLSDLKAQAEALILSANDIDGLLTCSLRPSNVFGPGDTEFVPYFLKLARYGFSKFIIGTGDNLSDFTFSENVTHAHICAEEALNFQTVSVAGKTFFITNLEPMKFWEFLSLLLEGLEYQRPFIKLPAKLVQYILSVLKWVHEKLGSRYFSYPLLVHFFQLASYTRTFNCMAAQKDIGYSPIVSLEEGVTLTIESFSHLARDSSFSRCCSSTEQSKADKLLGGGKVADILLWREEKKSFACFLVLVLLFYWFFLSGRTFISAAARLLLFSTLLLYGHGFLPSKLFGFHIQRIPTTYFEISDTAVKDSVTTTVYLWNRGFQNISGLAQGDDWSAFFKIAVFLYLLKLILSELFTKMIGIGLAVAFMAFFVYEQYESEIDGLVDFLFTSLKEFMIHLMRISPVSISRLLHYQENFQH, from the exons ATGGCGGTGGTGGACGATCGCTTCGCGGATTTGAACCCTAAGACGTGCGTGGTTTTAGGCGGCAGAGGATTCCTCGGAAGATCGTTGGTGCTCAGGCTGTTGAAACTCGGTAACTGGATCGTCCGAGTCGCCGATTCCGCTCAGTCTCTCCAACTCCACCACTCCGAGTCTCTCCTCGAACAAGCTCTCTCTTCTTCTCGCGCTTCTTACTTCCACGTCGACCTTCTCGATAAACGGAGCATTGTCAAAG TTCTAGAAGGTTCCTCTGTTGTCTTTTATATGGATGTTGCCGGCGTCGATGTGAATAACTTCTATACTTGCTATAAGCTTATGGTTCAAG GTGCAAAGAATGTCATTAGTGCTTGCCGGGAATGTAGAGTGAGACGCCTGATATATAACAGTTCGGCAGATGTTGTAGTTGGTGGTTTGCATGATATTCGTGATGGAGATGAGTCGTTGGCGTATCCGTGGAAA ACTAACAACACGTTAAGTGACCTTAAGGCTCAAGCGGAAGCTTTGATCCTGAGTGCCAATGACATTGATGGCCTATTGACATGCTCTCTTCGTCCTAGTAATGTTTTTGGACCTGGTGACACAGAATTTGTGCCATATTTTCTCAAATTAGCAAGATATGGTTTTTCAAAG TTTATTATAGGGACTGGTGATAATCTTTCAGATTTCACCTTTTCTGAAAATGTTACTCATGCCCATATCTGTGCAGAAGAAGCCTTAAATTTCCAAACGGTTTCTGTGGCAGGAAAG ACATTTTTCATCACAAATCTCGAGCCTATGAAATTCTGGGAATTTCTCTCACTTTTGTTAGAAGGTCTTGAATATCAAAG GCCATTCATCAAACTTCCTGCTAAGTTGGTGCAATATATTCTCTCAGTTTTAAAGTGGGTACATGAAAAGTTGGGATCCAGATACTTCAGTTATCCTTTATTAGTTCACTTTTTTCAGTTAGCTTCATACACCCGAACTTTCAACTGCATGGCAGCTCAGAAAGATATTGGATACTCACCAATAGTCTCCCTCGAG GAAGGAGTCACATTAACCATAGAATCATTCTCTCATTTAGCCAGAGACTCATCTTTTTCAAGATGCTGCAGTTCCACTGAACAGTCAAAAGCAGATAAGCTGCTGGGTGGTGGAAAAG TGGCTGACATTTTGTTgtggagagaagagaagaaatccTTTGCATGTTTCCTTGTGCTGGTTTTGTTGTTTTACTGGTTTTTCCTTTCTGGAAGAACTTTTATATCAGCTGCTGCGAGACTTTTGCTGTTTTCCACATTACTTTTATATGGACATGGTTTTCTGCCATCAAAGTT ATTTGGTTTTCATATACAAAGGATACCCACGACGTATTTTGAGATCTCTGATACAGCAGTAAAAGATTCAGTTACCACTACAGTATATCTTTGGAACAGGGGTTTTCAAAATATAAGTGGCCTGGCCCAGGGGGACGATTGGTCTGCATTCTTCAAG ATTGCAGTGTTTCTTTACCTTCTGAAGTTGATCCTGTCAGAGTTGTTCACGAAAATGATAGGCATAG GTTTGGCGGTCGCATTTATGGCATTTTTTGTTTACGAGCAATATGAATCCGAAATTGATGGATTGGTGGATTTTCTGTTCACCAGTTTGAAGGAGTTCATGATACATTTGATGAGAATCTCACCTGTTTCGATATCACGGCTTCTGCATTATCAGGAGAACTTTCAGCACTAG